A single Vulcanisaeta distributa DSM 14429 DNA region contains:
- a CDS encoding 50S ribosomal protein L38e — protein MPREVFLVELWRRYADTAEEIKVKRYPDYVKLKARLKHYLYTIRVPPDVADQLIKEYKSKNKTINEY, from the coding sequence GTGCCTAGGGAGGTATTCCTTGTAGAGTTGTGGCGTAGATACGCAGACACTGCTGAGGAGATCAAGGTTAAGAGATACCCTGATTACGTTAAGTTAAAGGCTAGGCTTAAGCATTACCTATACACAATTAGGGTACCGCCCGACGTTGCTGATCAATTAATTAAGGAGTATAAGTCGAAGAATAAGACTATTAATGAGTATTAG
- a CDS encoding FAD-dependent monooxygenase, with the protein MVVKTDVLIIGGGPAGSYLARYLVRNGFNGDVMLIDKKSVIYAPVICGELLPSEDLLKPWINRDLYDVLLTTLRETLRKEFIVNEIGWLRLVINGRDIARMPFRTYVIDKSAMIRGIIEDAINGGANVRFGITAVKCATKNGGYECLVHDKDGGECVISAKTLIGADAYPSIVDLSLGITRGFRAEDLIIATSARARGRYVDDEAVIVMDPGVAPGGFAWIFPRGDGSHNIGVGVRNNIAWRGGNPIDYHALFVSKYGLESTQRSVLMKTLPVGGLLNKYGAGNAYLIGDAVGSVIPTNGAGINPAMITAHLLGESMMLGYDYSSLMNRLFKPLMDRMVMFRRIGDPLLMNRDAMELAVKVSRSYMTSSIYEATLSSMRMSTLIKFLIGDLLIKFISKLS; encoded by the coding sequence GTGGTTGTTAAGACCGATGTATTAATAATTGGCGGCGGACCGGCTGGCTCCTACCTAGCCCGTTACCTAGTCAGGAATGGGTTTAATGGCGATGTCATGCTCATTGATAAGAAGTCCGTGATATACGCACCGGTAATATGCGGTGAATTACTACCCAGTGAGGACCTTCTTAAGCCCTGGATTAATAGGGATTTATACGATGTTTTACTGACAACGCTTAGGGAGACGCTACGTAAGGAATTTATTGTTAATGAGATTGGGTGGTTAAGACTCGTGATTAATGGCCGTGACATAGCTAGGATGCCCTTTAGGACCTACGTCATTGATAAGTCGGCAATGATTAGGGGTATCATTGAGGATGCCATTAATGGTGGTGCCAATGTTCGTTTTGGCATTACGGCAGTTAAATGCGCGACTAAGAATGGGGGTTATGAGTGCCTTGTCCATGATAAGGATGGTGGCGAGTGCGTCATTAGTGCCAAGACGCTAATTGGCGCTGACGCGTACCCATCAATTGTTGACTTAAGCCTGGGCATAACCAGGGGCTTCAGGGCTGAGGACTTGATAATAGCGACAAGCGCGAGGGCTAGGGGTAGGTACGTGGATGATGAGGCGGTCATCGTGATGGACCCAGGGGTAGCACCGGGCGGCTTCGCCTGGATATTCCCAAGGGGCGATGGTTCTCATAACATCGGTGTTGGCGTTAGGAATAATATAGCGTGGAGAGGGGGTAACCCAATTGATTACCATGCGCTCTTCGTCAGTAAATACGGGCTTGAGAGCACCCAAAGATCCGTGCTTATGAAGACCTTACCTGTTGGTGGCTTGTTAAATAAGTATGGCGCAGGTAATGCCTACTTAATCGGTGATGCTGTTGGCTCAGTAATACCAACTAATGGCGCCGGCATTAATCCCGCCATGATAACTGCCCACCTACTCGGTGAGTCGATGATGCTTGGATATGATTATTCATCGCTCATGAACAGGTTGTTTAAGCCCCTGATGGATAGGATGGTAATGTTCAGGAGGATTGGTGACCCATTATTGATGAATAGGGATGCCATGGAGTTGGCAGTTAAGGTTTCGAGAAGTTACATGACTAGCTCTATTTATGAGGCCACCCTATCCTCAATGAGGATGAGTACCCTAATTAAGTTCCTAATTGGTGACTTATTAATTAAGTTCATCTCCAAGCTATCTTGA
- a CDS encoding polyprenyl synthetase family protein: MAVLNPSKYMELLPMEVRSAINKVIQVLEGSFTGLWMPDNLLNATYHYIRNRGKLIRPTLVLLMAYALGNGSGLERAILPAASVELIHTASLLQDDIMDQQRIRRGVKTPYSIYGPHTAMLASDLIIAKAVEYAIRSGDNDIVFELLNSSIKLAIGQSFESELSSRANVTIDDYLRLIYYKTASLIESSMVVGAYSVNVKDDEVISKIRDVGRFVGIAFQVRDDVIDYLNIDSGNPGANTDEINIVRIMSKGNGDVRGAIDKARGLLNEMLDNAVKVIREVVNNEVLVNYINLLRI; the protein is encoded by the coding sequence ATGGCCGTATTGAATCCAAGCAAGTACATGGAGTTGTTGCCCATGGAGGTTAGGTCAGCGATTAATAAGGTCATTCAGGTACTTGAGGGATCTTTCACTGGTCTTTGGATGCCCGATAATCTGTTAAATGCCACTTACCACTACATAAGGAATAGGGGAAAGCTCATTAGACCAACCCTAGTCTTGCTAATGGCCTATGCCCTAGGCAATGGTAGTGGTCTTGAAAGAGCAATATTACCCGCCGCATCTGTTGAGTTAATACATACAGCGTCATTGCTTCAAGACGATATAATGGATCAGCAAAGGATTAGGAGGGGTGTGAAGACTCCGTACAGTATCTATGGCCCGCATACGGCAATGCTCGCCAGTGACTTAATAATTGCTAAGGCCGTGGAGTATGCCATAAGGAGTGGCGATAATGATATTGTGTTTGAGCTCCTAAATTCATCCATTAAATTAGCGATTGGTCAGAGCTTTGAGTCTGAACTGAGCAGTAGGGCCAATGTGACTATCGATGATTACTTAAGGCTTATTTACTATAAGACTGCATCGCTTATCGAGTCCTCAATGGTTGTTGGCGCCTACTCAGTCAATGTTAAGGATGATGAGGTAATAAGCAAAATTAGGGATGTGGGTAGGTTCGTGGGCATCGCGTTTCAGGTTAGGGATGACGTAATTGATTACCTAAACATTGATAGTGGGAATCCTGGAGCTAATACCGATGAGATTAATATCGTGAGGATAATGAGTAAGGGCAATGGTGATGTCAGGGGCGCCATTGATAAGGCCAGGGGCTTATTAAATGAAATGCTTGATAATGCCGTTAAGGTGATTAGGGAGGTCGTGAATAATGAGGTCCTGGTTAATTACATAAATTTGCTGAGGATTTAA
- a CDS encoding ribbon-helix-helix protein, CopG family: MSEVFIIDDVPVRYEDLFRAPEKDGAVVSVRVHKSVKELLTKLAEKEGLDGVSELLRYLVAGYIMGKYKLIKPEPRVITQPIFLNVNINKKTIEEHTDMAQIGLKMEIDELIKESMDVINKVKKGVINPRGNEYIRRLRNKAVKYMVKALKYGMEEEYEKLKTIQVTLTTLLEEE; the protein is encoded by the coding sequence ATGAGCGAGGTCTTCATAATTGATGACGTACCTGTGAGGTATGAGGACCTATTCAGGGCGCCGGAGAAGGATGGTGCAGTGGTATCGGTTAGGGTTCACAAATCAGTTAAGGAATTACTCACTAAGTTGGCTGAGAAGGAGGGCTTGGATGGGGTCTCGGAACTACTCAGGTATTTAGTGGCTGGCTACATAATGGGTAAGTACAAACTAATCAAGCCCGAGCCCCGTGTAATAACACAACCCATATTCCTAAATGTAAACATAAATAAAAAGACCATTGAGGAGCACACGGACATGGCACAGATCGGCCTGAAGATGGAGATTGATGAATTAATAAAGGAGTCCATGGACGTGATAAACAAGGTGAAGAAGGGAGTAATAAACCCAAGAGGCAATGAGTACATAAGGAGGCTAAGGAATAAGGCCGTTAAATACATGGTTAAGGCCCTTAAGTACGGCATGGAGGAGGAGTACGAGAAGTTAAAGACAATTCAAGTAACACTAACAACACTACTCGAGGAGGAGTAA
- a CDS encoding protoglobin domain-containing protein, translating to MSYFIEGSEISKLLSRIVNTTMNQIPPQARFNDSDISIIMKYRPLLESITGDIVKGFYDTLFSHGPTAAVFQADERPLREKTLRDWWIRTLRGPFNEDYWLWQTYVGIIHYRRSVTPPMFMGMWAWIIDNVIKKVQASPELISALVKFGVTQSSLMVGGYYDIMEYALSRVNINGDLLRNLVISIIEELASGVKK from the coding sequence ATGTCCTATTTCATAGAGGGTAGCGAGATTAGTAAGCTCTTAAGTAGGATAGTTAATACCACGATGAACCAAATACCACCACAGGCTAGGTTTAACGATAGTGATATCTCGATAATTATGAAGTATAGACCGTTACTTGAGTCAATAACCGGGGATATCGTTAAGGGCTTCTATGATACATTGTTCTCCCACGGACCTACTGCAGCCGTTTTTCAAGCCGACGAGAGACCGCTGAGGGAGAAGACGCTTAGGGATTGGTGGATTAGGACGTTGAGGGGCCCGTTTAATGAGGATTATTGGTTGTGGCAGACCTACGTAGGCATTATTCACTATAGGAGGAGTGTTACACCACCCATGTTCATGGGTATGTGGGCTTGGATAATAGATAACGTGATTAAGAAGGTGCAGGCAAGTCCCGAGTTAATTTCCGCCCTGGTCAAGTTTGGTGTCACCCAATCATCATTAATGGTCGGTGGTTACTACGATATTATGGAATACGCATTAAGTAGGGTTAACATTAACGGTGATCTCCTCAGGAACTTGGTTATTTCCATTATTGAGGAATTAGCGTCTGGTGTCAAAAAATGA
- a CDS encoding plastocyanin/azurin family copper-binding protein: MSRTWIWIAVGIAIGVAVSLGLAYALTPYYYNNYYGNYPGALPIGPSASNYYGGYTYGTYSISQVIKEVMEVPSYAHVYPNNNTIVFTSKNINLLVVAMMGDDAVRMFNATPPPYVHGDVFVIYGLINPTLVMPAGAVVHVIFVNLDDDMYHNFVVTTVPPPYPYYVMPYVGMYGGMGPQMMLLMRWLPPANYNAGYAYGYEYTFTITAPGTYWYLCTYPGHAEEGMYGEIIAVGNGLSTSTYPYSTVQYPGTYYGPGWMGGMMGWW; encoded by the coding sequence ATGAGCAGGACTTGGATTTGGATTGCGGTGGGTATTGCCATTGGCGTAGCGGTTAGTCTAGGTTTAGCTTATGCACTTACGCCTTATTACTATAATAATTATTATGGTAATTACCCTGGCGCCCTGCCCATAGGTCCTAGTGCGAGTAATTACTATGGTGGTTATACTTATGGTACATATTCAATAAGTCAAGTCATTAAGGAGGTTATGGAAGTGCCAAGTTACGCCCATGTTTATCCGAATAACAATACTATAGTATTCACTAGTAAGAATATTAACTTATTAGTCGTGGCTATGATGGGTGACGATGCTGTGAGAATGTTTAATGCGACTCCTCCGCCGTACGTTCACGGCGATGTCTTTGTTATTTATGGGCTTATAAATCCGACACTAGTCATGCCCGCGGGCGCCGTTGTTCATGTAATCTTTGTTAATCTCGATGATGATATGTACCATAACTTTGTGGTTACCACGGTACCGCCCCCATACCCGTATTACGTAATGCCCTACGTAGGCATGTACGGTGGCATGGGTCCCCAGATGATGCTTTTAATGAGGTGGTTACCGCCGGCTAACTATAATGCTGGTTATGCATATGGCTATGAATACACATTCACGATCACCGCACCAGGTACGTATTGGTACTTATGCACCTACCCAGGGCATGCGGAGGAGGGTATGTATGGGGAGATAATTGCCGTGGGCAATGGTTTAAGCACGTCAACATACCCGTACTCCACTGTTCAATACCCAGGTACGTACTATGGACCTGGTTGGATGGGTGGTATGATGGGGTGGTGGTAA